A window of Mucilaginibacter paludis DSM 18603 contains these coding sequences:
- a CDS encoding DUF5695 domain-containing protein, whose protein sequence is MFPFVAKQKKLCKTLNCLLVIAGGLLCSSERLIAQDPWKNLESKPATLGLEKGLLSFKTPAFRLQLVKASQTVATLQSNVDTVFDFTPHDRLKLRSGNHMYHLGDLNIRLREQGQTGWKSYSTASGRQEVSPISTGGKNVLAAADLTNTLPDGMPIRVERYWELVDGQLVLLFKLKNISNRVVELGSLGIPMIFNNILQGKTLEDAHATNVFYDPYIGKDAGYLQVTRLNGHGPVLLVLPFNKTPFEAYNPLLDDPTPRGIDFEGFYEWMVHSKAYAENDWSKAEPWNKPTAVSLNPGGTTEYGVKFILAASPQDIEPTLKVNNRPVAIGIPGYVLPMDVDAKLFLSYSKKVSALQVEPQGALTVKAVADGNATHQLYQVRGKIWGRARLTITYQDGLIQTVNYKVIKPEAEVLKDYGHFLTHEQWFENQSDPFGRDQSVISYDYESKKQVTQDSRAWIPGLSDEGGAGGWLGAVMKEVVQPDKAEIARLQVFVGHTMWGNIQHNEGEQKYGVKKSVFYYQPNEMPPGTYSDTINYKTWAAWDRKAANDVGRSYNYPHVAAAHWALYRLARYHTGLVTDKPWAWYLQNAFHTSMAMVQLAPYYAQYGQMEGTVFYLILMDLKAEGWQKEANELELAMKARADHWRTLLYPFGSEMPWDSTGQEEVYLWSDYFGYADKAATTINAIFAYMPTIPHWGYNGSARRYWDFLYGGKLSRIERQLHHYGSGLNAIPVLSAYRKKLGDLYMLRVGYGGLMGSIANITPDGFGPAAFHSFPSTLKIDGLSGDYGSNFFGYAVNSAVYLTHDADLGWLAFGGNLTQSGPWVNVAITNGSRSKIYIAPAALWLTLKAGTFSKIAYNTTTKKILVWLDRKYDDTPVAYLDVSQSPVKTGSYTVEKNIAKKRGAYVIPLLNGLRQVTLSPSAD, encoded by the coding sequence ATGTTTCCCTTTGTAGCAAAGCAAAAAAAGTTATGTAAAACATTGAATTGTCTATTGGTGATTGCCGGGGGCTTGTTGTGTAGTTCCGAAAGGCTTATAGCACAAGATCCGTGGAAAAATCTGGAATCGAAACCTGCTACCCTGGGGCTTGAAAAAGGCCTTCTCAGTTTTAAAACTCCGGCCTTCCGGCTGCAATTAGTTAAAGCGTCGCAAACCGTAGCGACGCTGCAATCCAATGTCGATACCGTTTTTGATTTTACACCTCACGATCGCCTTAAACTGCGCAGTGGCAACCACATGTATCACCTGGGCGATTTAAATATACGTTTAAGAGAGCAAGGGCAAACCGGGTGGAAAAGCTATTCAACTGCAAGCGGAAGGCAGGAGGTTAGCCCGATAAGTACCGGCGGGAAAAATGTGCTTGCCGCTGCCGATTTAACCAACACCTTACCAGACGGTATGCCGATCCGCGTGGAGCGGTATTGGGAATTAGTTGATGGCCAATTGGTACTGCTTTTTAAACTGAAAAATATCAGTAACCGTGTTGTGGAACTGGGCTCGCTGGGCATCCCCATGATTTTTAATAATATACTTCAGGGTAAAACACTCGAAGACGCACACGCTACTAATGTTTTTTACGATCCCTATATAGGGAAAGATGCCGGGTACCTGCAAGTAACCCGCTTAAACGGGCATGGCCCGGTTTTATTGGTATTACCTTTTAACAAAACGCCTTTTGAAGCTTATAACCCTTTGTTGGACGACCCCACACCGCGTGGGATTGATTTTGAAGGGTTTTACGAATGGATGGTACATAGTAAAGCTTACGCGGAAAATGATTGGAGTAAGGCCGAACCATGGAACAAGCCAACAGCAGTAAGTTTAAATCCCGGAGGCACTACCGAATACGGCGTTAAATTTATACTGGCCGCTTCGCCACAGGATATTGAGCCTACCTTGAAGGTAAATAACAGGCCGGTAGCTATTGGGATACCCGGTTATGTGCTGCCGATGGATGTTGACGCTAAATTATTTTTAAGTTACAGCAAGAAGGTCAGTGCCTTACAGGTAGAGCCGCAAGGAGCATTAACCGTTAAAGCCGTTGCTGATGGCAATGCTACACATCAATTATACCAGGTAAGAGGTAAAATATGGGGCCGCGCCAGGTTAACTATTACCTATCAGGACGGCCTTATTCAAACTGTTAATTATAAAGTAATTAAGCCGGAAGCCGAGGTGTTGAAGGACTACGGGCATTTTTTGACCCACGAGCAATGGTTTGAAAACCAATCAGATCCGTTTGGGCGCGATCAGTCTGTAATCAGCTATGATTATGAAAGCAAGAAACAGGTAACACAAGATAGCCGCGCATGGATACCCGGTTTAAGCGACGAAGGAGGGGCCGGGGGCTGGTTAGGCGCTGTGATGAAAGAGGTGGTGCAGCCTGATAAAGCAGAAATTGCCAGGCTGCAGGTTTTTGTTGGGCATACTATGTGGGGTAACATACAACATAACGAGGGCGAGCAGAAATACGGGGTCAAGAAAAGTGTTTTCTACTACCAACCCAATGAGATGCCGCCCGGAACCTATAGCGATACCATCAACTACAAAACCTGGGCCGCCTGGGATCGTAAAGCCGCTAACGATGTAGGCCGGTCATACAATTACCCGCACGTGGCCGCGGCGCATTGGGCGCTTTACCGCCTGGCGCGTTATCATACCGGCTTAGTTACCGATAAGCCATGGGCATGGTATCTACAAAACGCCTTCCATACTTCAATGGCTATGGTGCAGTTGGCGCCCTATTACGCCCAGTACGGCCAAATGGAGGGGACGGTGTTTTACCTGATCCTGATGGACCTCAAAGCCGAAGGATGGCAAAAGGAAGCCAACGAACTGGAATTGGCAATGAAGGCAAGGGCCGATCATTGGCGCACCTTGCTCTATCCCTTTGGCAGCGAAATGCCCTGGGATTCTACAGGGCAAGAAGAAGTGTACCTTTGGTCGGATTATTTTGGCTATGCAGACAAAGCTGCAACAACCATCAACGCTATTTTTGCCTATATGCCCACCATTCCGCATTGGGGCTATAATGGATCGGCCCGTAGGTATTGGGACTTTTTATATGGGGGAAAACTTTCGCGGATAGAGCGGCAGCTGCATCACTACGGATCAGGTTTAAATGCTATACCTGTTTTATCAGCCTATCGCAAAAAGCTGGGCGATTTGTATATGCTTCGTGTGGGTTACGGTGGTTTAATGGGATCTATCGCTAACATTACACCCGATGGCTTCGGCCCGGCAGCTTTCCATTCTTTCCCTTCCACTTTAAAAATTGACGGCTTATCCGGCGATTATGGGTCTAATTTTTTTGGATACGCTGTTAACAGCGCAGTCTACCTTACCCACGATGCCGATTTGGGCTGGCTTGCCTTTGGCGGAAATCTTACCCAATCAGGCCCATGGGTTAATGTTGCCATAACCAATGGCTCCAGGTCAAAAATTTACATAGCACCGGCGGCGCTTTGGCTTACTTTAAAAGCGGGTACATTTAGTAAAATAGCCTATAACACAACTACAAAAAAGATTTTAGTTTGGCTCGATAGAAAATACGATGATACACCTGTGGCTTACCTTGATGTAAGCCAGTCCCCGGTAAAAACTGGCAGCTATACCGTAGAAAAAAACATAGCAAAGAAAAGAGGAGCATACGTGATTCCATTATTGAATGGATTAAGGCAGGTTACTTTAAGCCCATCAGCTGATTAA
- a CDS encoding NADP-dependent oxidoreductase, with product MKAIQFTGYGNSDVIKLSEVEKPAPKANEVLIRVAATTVNPMEIKVRSGFFKNQIPINFPYTPGADAAGTVEAIGNEVSRIKVGDKVFASTFGGTYAEYVAIKADQVAAIPTGLNFNEAAALAIPLVTAYTFLIEEGNVQAGQKILIHGAAGAVGGIMVQMAKALGAYVIGTASGNGVDLVKALGADEIIDYKKQDFTQLVKDADVVIDLVGGETQVKSFDVVKKGGLLLSAVMPPSAELAAQKGISARFASSEASYKKLEYGRQLVEQGKIKTEIAQVLKLEEAAAAQDLVSKGGLNGKVVLAVD from the coding sequence ATGAAAGCAATACAATTTACAGGATACGGAAATTCGGATGTGATCAAACTAAGTGAGGTGGAGAAACCGGCGCCTAAAGCAAACGAGGTTTTGATCCGTGTTGCGGCTACAACCGTTAACCCAATGGAAATAAAGGTACGATCTGGCTTCTTTAAAAATCAGATACCCATCAATTTTCCATATACCCCGGGAGCAGATGCCGCTGGAACCGTAGAGGCTATTGGCAATGAAGTAAGCAGGATAAAAGTAGGAGATAAAGTATTTGCGAGTACGTTTGGTGGTACTTATGCCGAATATGTAGCCATTAAAGCCGACCAGGTAGCTGCCATTCCAACTGGCCTGAACTTTAACGAAGCTGCCGCGCTGGCTATCCCACTGGTAACGGCTTATACCTTTTTGATAGAGGAGGGTAATGTACAGGCCGGGCAAAAAATATTGATTCATGGGGCTGCTGGTGCGGTAGGCGGTATCATGGTACAAATGGCCAAAGCCCTTGGTGCCTATGTTATCGGCACAGCCTCTGGCAACGGGGTAGACTTGGTTAAGGCACTTGGGGCCGATGAAATAATTGACTATAAAAAACAGGATTTTACCCAACTGGTGAAAGATGCTGATGTAGTGATAGATTTAGTTGGCGGTGAAACCCAGGTTAAATCATTTGATGTAGTGAAAAAGGGCGGCTTATTACTCAGCGCCGTAATGCCCCCGTCTGCTGAACTGGCAGCGCAAAAGGGAATATCGGCCCGGTTTGCATCCTCTGAGGCATCCTATAAAAAATTGGAATATGGAAGGCAGCTGGTAGAACAAGGAAAAATAAAAACGGAGATTGCCCAGGTTTTGAAATTAGAGGAAGCCGCGGCAGCCCAGGATCTTGTTTCTAAAGGCGGACTTAACGGCAAGGTGGTTTTGGCTGTTGACTGA
- a CDS encoding glycoside hydrolase family 30 protein, which produces MPKAKFHQANTLIIYNMIPFVFFKNLQQLLLKKMNLKVLLVIPTIILSETVSAQKINWISSTVDKHWVENKKLSFNNNDTAQADIVINPDQKKQQMEGFGACFNEKGWEVLQGLPSNKKDEILRNLFLKEGANFTLCRIPVASNDYSFSYYSFDDVPGDFKMRNFNIDRDRYILIPYIKAALALQPELKIWASPWSPPAWMKVNNHYSMNAGGPEQYASDMAPERHIGNNATAFKMEDQYLNAYSLYLSKFIQAYKNEGIKIGRLCVQNEIVYTPQWPSCTWRPEDLAYFIGKFIGPQFKSEQIATEIWLGTVNTSDANYTRTVLNDKNAASFIRGIGFQWDAKHQIKTIHHEFPDMPIMQTESECGNGENNWGSLEYTWSLIHHYISNGASSYMYWNMVLDETGRSSWGWVQNALISVNKRSGEIKYNPEFYLMKHLSHYVLPGSYLLKSSAQKDHLAFLDPNGNKVLMIMNAEEKNKNVKIISNGKSVVISLLPKSMNTLVW; this is translated from the coding sequence ATGCCTAAAGCCAAATTTCACCAGGCTAACACCTTAATAATTTATAATATGATACCGTTTGTGTTTTTTAAAAATCTTCAGCAATTGTTATTGAAGAAGATGAACTTAAAAGTGCTTTTGGTAATTCCCACTATTATTTTATCGGAAACAGTAAGCGCCCAGAAGATAAATTGGATTTCGTCAACTGTTGACAAGCATTGGGTAGAGAATAAAAAATTAAGCTTTAATAACAACGACACAGCTCAAGCCGATATAGTGATCAACCCCGATCAAAAAAAACAGCAAATGGAGGGCTTCGGAGCCTGCTTTAACGAAAAAGGCTGGGAGGTGTTGCAGGGCCTTCCTTCTAATAAAAAAGATGAAATTCTCAGAAATCTGTTTTTAAAAGAAGGCGCCAATTTTACTCTTTGCAGAATACCCGTCGCTTCAAATGATTATTCTTTCAGCTATTATTCCTTTGATGATGTTCCTGGCGACTTTAAAATGCGAAACTTCAACATCGACCGGGATCGCTATATTTTAATACCCTATATCAAAGCCGCATTAGCGCTTCAACCTGAATTGAAAATCTGGGCGTCTCCGTGGAGCCCTCCTGCCTGGATGAAAGTAAATAACCACTATTCGATGAATGCAGGAGGCCCTGAACAATATGCTTCTGACATGGCTCCCGAAAGGCATATCGGTAACAACGCAACGGCTTTTAAAATGGAAGATCAATATTTAAATGCCTATAGCCTTTATTTATCCAAATTTATCCAGGCGTATAAAAACGAGGGTATTAAAATCGGCAGGTTATGTGTTCAAAATGAAATCGTCTATACGCCGCAGTGGCCAAGCTGTACCTGGCGACCGGAGGATTTGGCCTATTTTATAGGTAAATTTATTGGCCCCCAATTCAAATCGGAACAGATAGCTACAGAAATTTGGCTCGGTACAGTCAACACATCTGATGCAAATTATACAAGAACCGTATTGAATGATAAAAATGCGGCATCGTTCATCCGTGGTATTGGTTTTCAATGGGATGCTAAGCATCAAATTAAAACAATACATCATGAGTTTCCAGATATGCCCATTATGCAAACGGAATCCGAATGTGGCAATGGTGAAAACAATTGGGGATCATTAGAATACACATGGTCATTAATTCACCATTATATAAGCAATGGCGCCAGCAGCTATATGTACTGGAATATGGTTCTTGATGAAACCGGCAGAAGTAGCTGGGGATGGGTCCAGAATGCCCTGATATCAGTAAACAAGCGCAGCGGCGAAATTAAATATAACCCAGAATTTTATTTGATGAAACACCTTAGCCATTATGTATTGCCCGGATCGTATTTGCTAAAGTCTTCTGCTCAAAAGGATCATCTCGCATTCCTTGACCCTAACGGAAATAAAGTACTGATGATCATGAATGCGGAAGAAAAAAACAAAAATGTGAAAATCATATCGAACGGAAAGTCTGTTGTTATAAGCCTTTTACCCAAATCAATGAATACATTGGTTTGGTAG
- a CDS encoding iron chaperone gives MSAKKVKFETVDEYISAFPQTIRETLEKVRHTIQKTAPDALETISYQIPAFTYGRVMLYFAAYKNHYSLTIPHPGKVLETFKDELSVYDISKSTIRFPIDHPFPFDLLASISRFRMEECREK, from the coding sequence ATGTCAGCAAAAAAGGTAAAATTTGAAACAGTCGACGAGTACATCAGCGCCTTTCCGCAAACGATAAGGGAAACACTCGAAAAAGTGCGCCATACCATTCAAAAGACAGCGCCGGATGCCCTTGAAACTATAAGTTACCAAATTCCCGCTTTTACATATGGTAGGGTAATGCTGTATTTCGCGGCATATAAAAACCACTATTCACTTACCATCCCCCATCCCGGTAAAGTTTTAGAAACTTTTAAAGATGAACTTTCGGTTTACGATATCTCTAAATCAACCATCAGGTTCCCGATAGATCACCCTTTTCCTTTTGATCTGTTAGCTTCAATATCAAGGTTTAGAATGGAGGAGTGCCGGGAGAAATAA